A single region of the Labeo rohita strain BAU-BD-2019 chromosome 3, IGBB_LRoh.1.0, whole genome shotgun sequence genome encodes:
- the LOC127159466 gene encoding G-protein coupled receptor 183 — protein MENQLRHDTRFSYILRSSLPSSNLTNSSVNATHVFSVFDGCEDMVAGVVFDLAIQCFNVIIGIPANILVLANLIKTRNEPSTSDIFLGCLAFMDAYFGFMTIIAFLNFYHWRSAMGWRAMKFSYGVKDTSGPLFLSCVCLDRFIAVLFPIAFGQLKDIKYRIGLTIIVLLLTFAYASAKMIGGLPNFEKVFTGEVLFAFTWMVVCNVAILWALKRSRGAGKDEMNPMKRKAFKMVLSILIIIISNYLPPVAMFPFEDHYPRKIFICYVQPVGFAFVNISSTIQPLTYLSRLEKVPFLPDSCVEKLSCKEKEKPSNK, from the coding sequence ATGGAGAATCAACTACGCCATGACACAAGATTTAGCTACATCCTCAGAAGCAGCCTTCCCTCTTCTAACCTGACGAACAGTTCAGTCAATGCCACACACGTCTTCAGTGTGTTTGATGGGTGCGAAGACATGGTGGCCGGTGTTGTTTTTGACCTCGCTATACAATGCTTCAACGTGATCATAGGAATACCTGCCAACATCCTGGTCCTCGCAAATCTAATAAAGACCCGCAATGAACCTTCAACTTCCGACATCTTCCTAGGCTGCCTGGCCTTCATGGACGCCTACTTTGGATTCATGACGATCATAGCATTTCTTAATTTCTACCACTGGAGGAGTGCAATGGGTTGGAGGGCTATGAAATTCTCATATGGTGTGAAAGACACCAGTGGGCCACTTTTCCTCTCCTGCGTTTGTCTGGATCGCTTTATAGCCGTTCTCTTCCCCATCGCATTCGGACAGTTGAAGGACATCAAATACAGGATCGGCCTGACCATCATAGTTCTGCTGCTCACTTTTGCTTATGCTTCAGCCAAAATGATTGGTGGCCTCCCAAACTTTGAGAAGGTTTTCACTGGTGAGGTCTTGTTTGCTTTCACCTGGATGGTGGTGTGTAACGTGGCCATCCTCTGGGCCCTGAAACGCTCACGAGGCGCTGGCAAAGACGAGATGAATCCTATGAAAAGAAAGGCCTTTAAGATGGTGCTGTCTATCTTGATCATAATCATAAGCAACTATCTCCCTCCAGTTGCTATGTTCCCCTTTGAAGACCATTATCCACGTAAGATCTTCATTTGCTATGTGCAGCCAGTGGGCTTTGCCTTTGTAAACATCAGCAGCACTATCCAGCCTTTAACTTACTTGTCCCGCTTAGAGAAAGTACCATTCTTGCCAGATTCTTGTGTGGAGAAGTTAAGCTGCAAGGAAAAAGAAAAGCCCTCAAACAAATGA